One Malania oleifera isolate guangnan ecotype guangnan chromosome 10, ASM2987363v1, whole genome shotgun sequence genomic region harbors:
- the LOC131166332 gene encoding uncharacterized protein LOC131166332 yields MKNMRMSLSSAAVLFPLIILFLGLISTTVEAGPPVARHRVRCKSKGFPWCYGVWYSCPLHCPTSCLIDCISCKPLCSCDFPGAVCQDPRFVGGDGIAFYFHGRRDQDFCLVSDTNLHINAHFIGKRNLDMKRDFTWVQSIGIIFGTHKLLVAAKTTSKWDDSVDHLALSFDNTSVSLPTKSSSMWQPPTMPLLSITRTDDTNRVVVEMVGSFRVSVEVVPILADESRVHGYNITNENCFAHLELGFKFYKLTEMVDGVLGQTYRKNYVSKAKMGVSMSVLGGADKFFSSNIMAKDCHASRFGKEGGY; encoded by the exons ATGAAGAATATGAGGATGAGTTTGTCAAGTGCGGCGGTTCTCTTTCCTCTCATCATCCTATTCctggggctgatctcaaccacCGTCGAGGCTGGCCCGCCCGTCGCCCGGCACCGAGTGAGATGTAAGTCGAAGGGATTCCCGTGGTGCTACGGTGTCTGGTACTCTTGCCCCCTCCACTGCCCCACCAGCTGCTTGATTGACTGCATCTCCTGCAAGCCCCTCTGTA GTTGTGATTTTCCGGGTGCCGTTTGCCAGGACCCTCGCTTTGTGGGTGGCGATGGCATTGCTTTCTACTTCCATGGCCGAAGAGACCAAGACTTTTGCTTAGTCTCGGATACGAACCTCCATATCAATGCTCACTTCATCGGCAAGCGAAATCTTGACATGAAGAGGGACTTCACTTGGGTACAATCCATAGGAATCATATTTGGCACTCACAAACTTCTCGTCGCAGCCAAAACGACGTCAAAATGGGACGACAGTGTCGACCATCTCGCTCTATCCTTCGACAACACTTCGGTTTCCCTCCCGACCAAAAGCAGCTCCATGTGGCAGCCTCCAACCATGCCACTTCTCTCCATTACCCGTACCGATGATACTAATAGGGTTGTGGTTGAGATGGTTGGGAGTTTTAGGGTTTCTGTGGAAGTGGTTCCAATTTTGGCAGACGAGTCAAGAGTGCATGGCTATAACATAACCAATGAGAACTGCTTTGCTCACTTGGAACTTGGTTTTAAGTTCTATAAGCTGACTGAAATGGTGGATGGAGTCCTAGGGCAAACGTATCGAAAGAACTACGTGAGTAAAGCGAAGATGGGTGTGTCAATGTCGGTATTGGGTGGTGCCGACAAGTTCTTCTCCTCTAATATCATGGCCAAGGATTGCCATGCATCTCGGTTTGGAAAAGAGGGTGGTTATTAG